In Quercus robur chromosome 10, dhQueRobu3.1, whole genome shotgun sequence, a genomic segment contains:
- the LOC126701811 gene encoding laccase-1, with protein sequence MEGLCHHYRFLIVTLVVLSGLRQSYSSTTTRKFEFNIEWKKVTRLCHTKPLLTVNGEYPGPTIAVHEGDNVEVKVTNRVSMNTTIHWHGIRQLRSAWADGPAYITQCPIRGGQSYTYNFTVIDQRGTLLWHAHYGWQRASLYGAFIIYPRMPYPFSVPIQSEVPIIFGEWWNGDVDAVENEMMLYGGGPNSSDAYTINGLPGPLYPCSKKDTFIQTVERGKTYLFRIINAALNDELFFAIANHTLTVVEADAVYTKPFTTRAIMVAPGQTTNVLVTANQVPDSSGMFVMAAKPYVTAVFPFDNSTTAGFLKYKSTRTEKIEAPTLPTNLAFHNLPEMKDTVYATTFSKMLRSLASPEYPCNVPKKIDKRVITTVSLNLQDCPANKTCNGALGKRFFASMNNQSFVRPFKSVLESHYKNLTNVEFSSDFPEKPPTAFNYTGVDPLTENMNTEFGTKLLVVPYGTNMEIVLQGTSFLNKENHPIHVHGHNFFVVGSGFGNFDVAKDPAKYNLVDPPERNTVPVPTGGWAAIRLKADNPGVWFIHCHLEEHTSWGLAMVFIVKNGIGQSQSLLPPPKDLPLC encoded by the exons ATGGAGGGTTTGTGCCATCATTATAGGTTCTTAATAGTAACACTAGTGGTACTTTCTGGGCTTCGGCAATCTTATTCTTCAACAACCACTcggaaatttgaatttaat ATTGAGTGGAAGAAGGTAACACGTTTGTGCCACACAAAACCACTTCTAACAGTGAATGGGGAGTACCCAGGTCCAACCATTGCTGTCCATGAAGGTGACAATGTTGAAGTGAAGGTTACTAATCGCGTTTCCATGAACACTACCATCCATTG GCATGGAATAAGGCAACTAAGAAGTGCCTGGGCAGATGGGCCAGCTTACATCACACAGTGCCCTATTAGAGGAGGGCAGTCCTACACATACAACTTCACTGTGATCGATCAAAGAGGCACCCTTCTATGGCATGCACATTATGGCTGGCAACGTGCTTCATTATATGGTGCCTTCATAATCTACCCTCGCATGCCATATCCATTCTCAGTTCCAATCCAATCTGAAGTCCCTATCATATTTG GGGAATGGTGGAATGGAGATGTGGATGCTGTGGAAAATGAGATGATGTTGTATGGTGGTGGCCCTAATAGTTCAGATGCTTATACCATTAATGGCTTGCCTGGACCTCTTTATCCTTGCTCAAAGAAAG ATACTTTCATCCAGACAGTCGAGCGTGGAAAAACCTACTTGTTTAGAATCATCAATGCAGCACTTAATGATGAGCTCTTCTTTGCCATAGCTAATCACACATTGACTGTTGTTGAAGCTGATGCAGTTTATACCAAACCTTTCACAACTAGAGCCATAATGGTTGCTCCTGGACAAACCACTAATGTTTTGGTCACGGCAAATCAAGTTCCAGACTCATCAGGCATGTTTGTAATGGCAGCAAAGCCTTATGTCACTGCCGTTTTCCCCTTTGATAATTCCACCACAGCTGGCTTTCTAAAATACAAAAGTACAAGGACTGAAAAAATTGAGGCCCCAACTTTGCCCACCAACCTTGCATTTCACAATCTTCCTGAAATGAAAGACACAGTCTATGCCACAACATTTTCTAAAATGCTTCGTAGCCTTGCATCTCCTGAGTACCCCTGCAACGTGCCCAAAAAGATTGACAAGCGAGTTATAACAACTGTAAGCCTTAACCTTCAAGACTGTCCTGCAAACAAAACTTGCAATGGTGCTTTGGGCAAGAGATTCTTTGCTTCAATGAACAATCAATCATTTGTTCGGCCGTTTAAGTCAGTATTGGAAAGCCATTACAAGAACCTCACAAATGTTGAATTTTCGTCTGATTTCCCCGAAAAGCCTCCTACTGCTTTTAATTATACCGGCGTAGACCCCCTCACCGAAAACATGAACACAGAGTTTGGTACAAAGCTTTTGGTAGTGCCTTACGGCACAAACATGGAAATTGTGCTGCAGGGTACAAGTTTTCTTAATAAAGAGAACCATCCCATTCATGTCCATGGTCACAATTTCTTTGTCGTTGGCAGTGGGTTTGGGAATTTCGATGTTGCTAAGGATCCAGCAAAATATAATCTTGTTGATCCTCCAGAGAGAAACACTGTGCCAGTTCCAACTGGGGGATGGGCTGCAATTAGACTCAAGGCTGACAATCCAGGAGTTTGGTTCATACATTGCCATCTTGAGGAACATACTTCCTGGGGTCTTGCTATGGTTTTCATTGTCAAAAATGGTATAGGCCAATCTCAGAGCTTGCTTCCTCCACCTAAAGATCTTCCACTCTGCTAA